Genomic segment of Panicum virgatum strain AP13 chromosome 2K, P.virgatum_v5, whole genome shotgun sequence:
GGGAGGGTCTCCGCTCTCCAACGGCGGATCCGACGTGGAGGATTAGCTCGTGCGAGAGGCCCGCGAGGTGTGGGCCGCCACCAGCCATGGGAACATGACGCGTCGTCCCCGTCCAGCTTCGATGACCCGCACTTGGATACGCCGCTGATGCGCGGCATGCATGCGCTACCTCCACGACGCGCTATGACAGAGTCCACCTCTACCCAGCTGTTGCCGGCCTTGGCCCGCGCGCAGCTCACCTGCGTGCGACGTGGCGCCACGTGCGGACGTGCCGCAGGTGTGCGCACCCCGGGAACACGTGCGTGCGTTTGCCTTCGTCCTCGCCACGCCCTGGCCTGCGGTTGCCAGGGCCAGGCAATAGCATGGCATGTCGCCGGCGGTTGCGCACCACATGTGTTCGCCGCTTTGCCTGCGAGGGACCGATGCTCAGGAATCTGCATGGCATTGGCAATACCTGCCGGCCTCTACTTTGATCAGTTCCACAATACAGATAGAACatggttgtgacttgtgagccGTTATGGTGTACTGACCTTTACTGCACTCAAATTTGCTGCCTCGCAATCGCGGATCGAAGATCGGACAGAAACCAGGAAGCTGTGGACAAAAAGGTACTACTTTCGATCTGAATTTGTGGTAACCGGTGAACATTTGTGTTGGCGAGTTAATTTGGTGCTAAAATTGTGGACAAAAAGGTACTTTGTGCTGAATTTATGGTAAAGGATTAACTTTCTTCAGTTTTGAAGAAAAACTGCAAAAAAGGAACTTCTCGCTGAATTGGTGTATTGCCCTCATTTTCACTAACCATGAGCAGAACATAATAGTTGCTCTggccaccacatcatcagctttCCTCATCCTCACCAAATGTCTCCCTTCTCACCTCTCAAGTAAACCACAAGAAACCAGGACCGGAAGCCATGGCTCGTGGTGCTCTACTGCTTCTTGTCTCCCTTTTCGTcggtgcgccggcggcggcgaaagaGGAGATCAGATTGCCATCCCCGTCTACAGCGCACAAGGGCTCCTTCGAGCCAGAGGCGTACCGGGTGAAGTGGTACCTGAGGCCACCTTCTCCCCGCCGGAGCTCCGTCAAGCCGGAGGCGAAGTGGGACCCTCCTGCCTCGGCGGGTGCGGGGGAGCCGGCACGTGGCATCCATGTCGAGCCCGGGATGCTCTTCCTGCGGAAGAGCTTGTTTCCGGGGGCGATCCTGCCGGAAGGCACCAGGCTCGCCGGCCACGGCTTCCCGGCTCCCCGGAGGTTCATCACCCGggcggccgccgacgccgtcccCTTCAGCTCCGACCAGCTCGACACCATCCTGAGGATGTTGAGGATCCCGCGTGGGTCGAGCAAGGCCGATCAGGTCGCCGCCACGCTCCGGACCTGCGAGGAGGCGTCCCCGGAGCCTCACGCCTGCGCCACGTCGCAGCAAGCCGCGGCCGCCTTCGCCGCCAGCGCGCTGGGGACCGGCGAGCCGCGCGCCGTCGTCACCGTCGTccacggggaggaggaggccgccgccggcgccgggtacGTCGTGGCGCCGAACGGGGTCGcgcgcatcggcggcggcgcagccggcGTGGTGCCGTGCCACCCGATGCCCTACCCGTACATCGTCCACTACtgccaccggccggccggcgtggaAGCGCTCCGCGTCGAGctgacggcggccggcgcgggcgcgaccGCGGTCGCGATGTGCCACGCCGACACGACGAGCTGGGACGCTGGCTACTTCCGGATGCTGAACGCGACGCGCGGGGAGGAGATCTGCCACTTGATGCCGCTCAACTACGTGCTCtggctgcctgctgctgccaaTCTCCAGGGCACATATAGCAGGAAGCCAGGAAGTACTCGTGATTAATAAAAGATGAGAGGATTAACTGAGCTGAGTACCAGCTTGCTTGTGAAGTTTGTGCATGTCTTCCATCTGATGATCATCAAGAGGACAATCTCAAGTAAAATGTTTGTGACAAATAATTGTCCAACATGAATGACACAGAGATGCTTCAGACATGTGCATAATTTGACAAGATCTTAGTAATGGGCATGGTCTAGTGGTCACTTGACAGCTTAATTTGACTTttaattttttagctcaaaattatatagaaTTAGAGTCCATCCCTTTTAGATTCG
This window contains:
- the LOC120695864 gene encoding BURP domain-containing protein 4-like, encoding MARGALLLLVSLFVGAPAAAKEEIRLPSPSTAHKGSFEPEAYRVKWYLRPPSPRRSSVKPEAKWDPPASAGAGEPARGIHVEPGMLFLRKSLFPGAILPEGTRLAGHGFPAPRRFITRAAADAVPFSSDQLDTILRMLRIPRGSSKADQVAATLRTCEEASPEPHACATSQQAAAAFAASALGTGEPRAVVTVVHGEEEAAAGAGYVVAPNGVARIGGGAAGVVPCHPMPYPYIVHYCHRPAGVEALRVELTAAGAGATAVAMCHADTTSWDAGYFRMLNATRGEEICHLMPLNYVLWLPAAANLQGTYSRKPGSTRD